A section of the Paramisgurnus dabryanus chromosome 4, PD_genome_1.1, whole genome shotgun sequence genome encodes:
- the LOC135735670 gene encoding SLIT and NTRK-like protein 1, whose protein sequence is MLLWIVLLKAALCVATGNVTRDVCKEQICSCNAIEGDLHIDCEKRSLTNLHHLTGPSSQFYHLLLHGNSLSRLFPNEFANFYNAVSLHLENNGLHDIVPGAFLGLQLVKRLHINNNKIRSFKKSTFLGLDDLEYLQADFNLLRDIDPSVFRDLSKLEVLILNDNLISALPINVFQNVPITHLDLRGNRIKTLPYEGILEQIPGIVEVLLEDNPWDCNCDLVSLKEWLENIPQNALIGRVICEAPTRLQGNDLNETAETELCPSKNGMDSSLAAPPTQDETPDGGPHPTPSKTSGVTESHKAGGGHNKERPKARENWRTKPTAMASGAVEREPPSNATCPQSCSCKLIGTRQGLGVNCEGKKIESVANLKPKPLGAHELNLRDNNIHNVKRNQLRGYNSLNLLDLGGNNIKGIDNGTFHNLTELRWLYMDKNYLDILMAEMFVGLQNLEYLSMEYNDIQLIMPGTFSPMPNLRVLFLNNNLLKALPVDAFLGVSLSKISLHNNYFTYLPVQGVLDQLNSIIQIDLHGNPWECSCKIVPFKQWTDKLGADVIVSDLKCESPESFWKRDFRRIRNDLMCPELYEKVSPTSLSKNSTLSSDTGTRPNSYLEPSRVSISVLVPGLLLVFVTSAFTVVGMLVFILRNRKRSKRRDGNSSASEINSLQTVCDSSYWHSGAYHADGPQRGYDCGAHSLSDK, encoded by the coding sequence ATGCTGCTTTGGATTGTGTTACTGAAGGCGGCTCTTTGTGTAGCCACTGGAAATGTTACAAGGGACGTGTGCAAGGAGCAGATCTGCTCGTGCAATGCAATAGAAGGCGATTTGCACATTGACTGCGAGAAAAGAAGCCTCACGAATCTGCACCATTTGACGGGTCCGAGCTCTCAGTTTTATCACCTACTGCTTCATGGGAATTCTCTGTCCAGGCTGTTTCCGAACGAGTTCGCTAACTTTTACAATGCCGTGAGCTTGCATTTGGAGAATAACGGCTTGCACGACATCGTGCCGGGTGCTTTCTTGGGACTGCAGCTAGTCAAGCGGCTGCACATCAATAACAATAAGATACGGTCTTTCAAAAAGAGTACGTTTCTTGGTCTGGACGACCTGGAATATCTCCAAGCTGACTTCAACCTTTTGAGGGACATTGACCCGTCCGTGTTCAGGGACCTGAGTAAGCTTGAAGTTTTAATCTTAAACGACAACCTTATTAGCGCGCTTCCCATCAACGTGTTTCAAAACGTCCCCATTACGCATCTCGATCTGAGAGGGAACCGAATAAAAACGCTGCCTTACGAGGGGATTTTAGAGCAGATACCTGGGATCGTGGAGGTTTTGTTGGAGGACAACCCTTGGGATTGCAACTGCGACCTGGTTTCACTAAAGGAATGGCTGGAGAACATCCCGCAGAACGCGCTTATCGGAAGGGTCATTTGCGAGGCGCCCACTCGACTGCAGGGGAACGACCTGAACGAAACGGCGGAGACGGAATTGTGCCCTTCAAAGAACGGCATGGATTCGAGTTTGGCCGCTCCCCCCACCCAGGACGAGACGCCCGATGGAGGGCCCCATCCGACCCCATCTAAAACGAGCGGGGTAACCGAGTCCCATAAAGCCGGGGGAGGGCATAATAAGGAGCGTCCGAAAGCGAGAGAGAATTGGCGAACGAAGCCCACAGCAATGGCAAGTGGGGCGGTTGAAAGAGAGCCACCGTCCAATGCCACCTGTCCACAGTCTTGTAGTTGTAAACTAATTGGAACTAGACAAGGTCTCGGGGTAAACTGCGAGGGCAAAAAAATAGAAAGCGTGGCTAATCTCAAACCGAAACCCCTGGGCGCGCACGAGTTAAATCTGCGCGACAACAATATTCACAACGTGAAAAGAAACCAGCTCCGGGGCTATAACAGCTTGAATTTGCTCGATTTGGGTGGAAATAACATCAAAGGGATCGACAATGGCACTTTTCACAACCTGACCGAGCTGAGGTGGCTTTACATGGACAAAAACTATTTGGATATCTTAATGGCGGAGATGTTCGTTGGACTTCAAAACCTGGAGTATCTCAGTATGGAATATAACGACATACAGCTCATAATGCCGGGCACATTCAGTCCTATGCCCAATTTAAGGGTCCTCTTCTTAAACAACAATTTGCTTAAAGCCCTACCCGTGGATGCGTTCTTGGGCGTCTCGTTGTCCAAAATAAGCTTGCATAACAATTATTTCACATATCTCCCTGTGCAGGGTGTCTTAGACCAACTCAACTCAATTATCCAGATCGATTTGCACGGAAACCCATGGGAATGCTCGTGCAAAATTGTCCCTTTTAAACAGTGGACAGACAAGCTCGGGGCAGATGTCATCGTGAGCGACCTGAAATGCGAATCCCCGGAGAGCTTTTGGAAAAGGGATTTCCGACGTATTAGAAACGATCTGATGTGCCCCGAGCTTTACGAAAAGGTCTCCCCCACCTCCCTGTCAAAAAACAGCACTTTGTCCTCGGATACGGGCACGCGCCCCAACTCCTACCTAGAGCCCAGCAGAGTTTCCATTTCAGTACTGGTGCCCGGTTTGCTATTGGTTTTCGTGACGTCCGCCTTCACCGTGGTGGGAATGCTGGTCTTTATACTGCGCAATCGAAAGAGATCGAAACGGAGAGATGGGAACTCTTCTGCGTCAGAGATCAATTCATTACAGACAGTTTGCGACTCGTCTTATTGGCACAGTGGCGCGTATCACGCAGACGGGCCCCAAAGAGGGTATGACTGTGGCGCGCACTCGCTCTCCGACAAATGA